A DNA window from Hordeum vulgare subsp. vulgare chromosome 1H, MorexV3_pseudomolecules_assembly, whole genome shotgun sequence contains the following coding sequences:
- the LOC123410030 gene encoding kiwellin-1-like: MATPTRPVSYALLLVLTTLPLALATSFPHRALLQTCQPSGTIAGESGSCSTENDSECCEDGRRYRTFACSPRVTGRTRASLTLNSFADGGDGGGRSECDERFHPDSQLVVALSTGWFSGGGRCGKRVVIRAANGRSATATVVDECDSKHGCDEEHNFEPPCANNVVDGSPAVWKALGLDTDDGVVPVTWSDA; the protein is encoded by the coding sequence ATGGCTACTCCTACTCGTCCCGTGTCCTACGCGCTCCTCCTCGTGCTCACGACCCTTCCCCTAGCCCTGGCCACCAGCTTCCCACACCGCGCTCTACTCCAGACATGCCAGCCAAGCGGCACCATCGCCGGCGAGTCCGGCAGCTGCAGCACGGAGAACGACTCCGAGTGCTGCGAAGACGGGCGGCGCTACAGAACCTTCGCGTGCTCCCCGCGCGTCACGGGGAGGACCCGCGCCTCGCTCACGCTCAACAGCTTCGCCGACGGCGGGGACGGCGGAGGGAGGTCCGAGTGCGACGAGAGGTTCCACCCAGACTCCCAGTTGGTCGTCGCGCTGTCGACGGGGTGGTTCTCCGGTGGGGGGCGGTGCGGGAAGCGCGTCGTGATCCGGGCCGCCAACGGGAGGTCCGCCACGGCCACGGTGGTGGACGAGTGCGACTCGAAGCACGGCTGCGACGAGGAGCACAACTTCGAGCCCCCGTGCGCGAACAACGTCGTCGACGGGTCGCCGGCGGTGTGGAAGGCGCTCGGGCTCGACACGGACGATGGGGTGGTGCCGGTCACGTGGTCCGACGCGTGA